A DNA window from Streptococcus mutans contains the following coding sequences:
- the icd gene encoding NADP-dependent isocitrate dehydrogenase, which produces MAEKVSFEEGKLQVPDKPIIPYIEGDGVGQDIWKNAQIVFDKAIAKVYGGHKQVIWREVLAGKKAYNETGNWLPNETLEIIKTHLLAIKGPLETPVGGGIRSLNVALRQELDLFACVRPVRYFKGVPSPLKHPEKTAITIFRENTEDIYAGIEWNAGTAEVQKVINFLQDDMRVKKIRFPKSSSIGIKPISIEGSQRLIRAAIEYALANNLTKVTLVHKGNIQKFTEGGFRKWGYELAKREYAAELASGQLVVDDIIADNFLQQILLKPEHFDVVALTNLNGDYASDALAAQVGGIGISPGANINYQTGHAIFEATHGTAPDIAGQDLANPSSVLLSGCMLFDYIGWSKVSDLIMKAVEKAIANGQVTIDFAKELGVEALTTRQFSEVLLTYL; this is translated from the coding sequence ATGGCAGAAAAAGTAAGTTTTGAAGAAGGAAAATTACAGGTGCCTGATAAGCCCATCATTCCTTACATTGAAGGAGATGGTGTTGGTCAGGATATTTGGAAGAATGCGCAAATCGTTTTTGATAAAGCCATTGCTAAAGTTTATGGAGGTCACAAGCAGGTTATTTGGCGGGAGGTCTTAGCTGGTAAAAAAGCTTATAATGAAACAGGCAACTGGCTGCCTAATGAGACTTTAGAAATTATCAAGACGCATTTACTTGCTATTAAAGGTCCATTGGAAACTCCTGTTGGAGGTGGCATTCGTTCCTTAAATGTTGCCCTGCGTCAAGAATTGGATCTCTTTGCTTGCGTGCGGCCAGTGCGTTATTTCAAAGGTGTCCCTAGTCCACTTAAGCATCCTGAAAAAACGGCTATTACTATTTTTCGAGAAAATACTGAAGATATTTACGCAGGTATCGAATGGAATGCGGGTACAGCAGAAGTTCAAAAGGTCATCAACTTTTTACAAGATGATATGCGGGTTAAGAAAATTCGTTTTCCAAAAAGCAGCAGTATAGGGATTAAACCTATTTCAATTGAAGGCAGCCAACGTTTGATTCGTGCAGCTATCGAATATGCTCTGGCCAACAATCTGACCAAGGTAACTTTGGTTCATAAAGGAAATATTCAAAAATTCACTGAAGGTGGCTTTAGAAAATGGGGCTATGAATTAGCAAAACGTGAGTATGCTGCCGAACTTGCCAGTGGTCAATTGGTAGTTGATGATATTATTGCTGACAATTTCTTGCAACAAATTCTGCTCAAGCCTGAGCATTTTGATGTAGTTGCCTTAACGAATCTCAATGGGGACTATGCCAGCGATGCCTTAGCAGCACAAGTTGGCGGTATTGGTATTTCGCCAGGAGCTAATATTAACTATCAAACGGGACATGCTATTTTTGAAGCAACCCATGGAACGGCTCCAGATATTGCAGGTCAAGACTTGGCCAACCCATCTTCTGTTTTATTATCAGGCTGCATGCTTTTTGACTATATTGGTTGGTCAAAAGTCTCAGATTTAATCATGAAAGCTGTTGAAAAAGCTATTGCAAATGGTCAAGTTACCATTGATTTTGCCAAGGAACTAGGGGTTGAAGCATTGACAACCCGTCAGTTTTCTGAAGTTCTATTGACTTATTTATAG
- the acnA gene encoding aconitate hydratase AcnA: MINYTSTFTLNRQKYHYIDLVKASKDYDIELDSLPYTIKILLESLLRKHDDICVTKNNIETLFHYNSKAPKGEVPFKPSRVILQDFTGVPVVVDLASMRDAVVENGGSPDLINPEIPVDLVIDHSVQVDFFGNQDAFDANIDLEFERNNERYEFLKWAEKTFENYRAVPPATGIIHQVNLEFLSDVIINKDGFLYPDSMFGTDSHTTMINGIGVLGWGVGGIEAEAAMLGEASYFPIPEVIGVRLYGELPKVATATDLALKVTQKLRLENVVGKFVEFFGPGLAGLSLADRATVANMAPEYGATCGYFPIDDETLNYMKLTNRSAEHIALTKEYAKRNHLYHDMTNLPSYTKIVEIDLSAIKPSISGPKRPQDLIELGQAKEEFQASLVRQSGVRGFGLGADELAKKATVHFDDGQELEVKTGHVAIAAITSCTNTSNPYVLLSAGLLAKKAVERGLSVAKTVKTSLAPGSKVVTAYLRKSGLQPYLDKLGFNLVGYGCTTCIGNSGDLVPEVAKAVQEKDLLVSAVLSGNRNFEGRVNPLVKANFLASPPLVVAYALAGTTNIDLTSEPLGYDKNGQAVYLEDIMPAKEEVLSYIEQFVTAELFEEEYGHVFSDSQKWNQIETENSKNYQWNQVSTYIQNPPYFENLTNTENKIDLSALKVLAKFGDSVTTDHISPAGNIARNSPAARYLEENGVTYAEFNSYGSRRGNHEVMMRGTFANIRIKNELADGKIGGYTKYEGEILPIYEAAMNYKKNGVSTIVIAGKDYGMGSSRDWAAKGANLLGVKVVLAESFERIHRSNLVMMGILPLQFLDGQTAESIQLTGYETYTVELPEQPQVHDIVKVKATSKEGTKEFQVLLRFDADADIRYYQNGGILPMVVRKKLNGG; encoded by the coding sequence ATGATTAATTATACATCAACTTTTACGTTAAATCGGCAAAAATATCACTATATTGATTTGGTAAAAGCTTCTAAAGACTATGATATAGAGCTTGATAGTCTCCCCTATACAATTAAAATTTTACTTGAAAGTTTATTGAGAAAACACGATGACATTTGTGTCACAAAAAATAACATAGAAACTCTTTTTCATTATAATTCAAAAGCTCCTAAAGGAGAAGTACCTTTTAAACCTAGTCGAGTCATTTTGCAGGATTTCACAGGTGTTCCTGTTGTTGTTGACTTAGCTTCTATGCGGGATGCTGTCGTTGAAAATGGCGGCAGCCCAGATTTAATCAATCCTGAAATTCCAGTGGATTTAGTTATTGATCATAGTGTTCAAGTTGATTTTTTTGGAAATCAAGACGCATTTGACGCTAATATTGATTTAGAATTTGAACGAAATAATGAGCGTTATGAATTTCTTAAATGGGCTGAAAAAACTTTTGAAAATTATCGGGCCGTTCCTCCAGCAACAGGTATTATTCATCAGGTCAATCTTGAATTTTTGAGTGATGTGATTATTAATAAGGATGGTTTCTTATATCCAGATTCGATGTTTGGTACAGACAGTCATACAACCATGATCAATGGTATCGGTGTTTTAGGCTGGGGTGTCGGTGGCATTGAAGCCGAAGCAGCTATGTTAGGAGAAGCTTCTTATTTTCCCATCCCAGAAGTCATAGGTGTCCGTCTTTATGGAGAGCTTCCTAAAGTAGCGACAGCTACAGATTTAGCACTTAAGGTGACCCAAAAGCTGCGCTTAGAAAATGTTGTTGGCAAGTTTGTTGAGTTCTTCGGCCCCGGTTTAGCTGGACTTTCTTTGGCAGATCGCGCAACGGTTGCCAATATGGCACCTGAATACGGTGCAACCTGTGGTTATTTTCCGATTGATGATGAAACCTTAAATTATATGAAATTGACCAATCGCTCAGCAGAACACATTGCACTAACAAAAGAATATGCCAAGCGAAATCATCTTTACCATGATATGACAAATCTGCCTTCCTACACTAAAATAGTTGAAATTGATTTATCAGCCATTAAACCTTCTATCTCAGGCCCTAAACGGCCTCAAGATTTGATTGAATTGGGTCAAGCCAAAGAAGAATTTCAGGCGAGTTTGGTACGTCAGTCTGGTGTCCGCGGTTTTGGTCTAGGAGCTGATGAGTTGGCTAAAAAGGCGACTGTTCATTTTGATGATGGTCAGGAATTGGAAGTCAAAACAGGTCATGTTGCCATTGCAGCCATCACTTCTTGTACCAATACTTCTAATCCCTATGTTCTTTTATCAGCTGGACTTTTGGCTAAAAAAGCAGTTGAGCGTGGTTTATCGGTTGCCAAAACGGTGAAAACATCCTTAGCTCCAGGTTCTAAAGTGGTTACTGCTTATTTGCGAAAGAGTGGTCTACAACCCTATCTGGATAAGCTTGGATTCAATTTGGTTGGCTACGGTTGTACAACTTGTATTGGTAATTCAGGTGATTTGGTTCCAGAAGTTGCCAAGGCTGTTCAAGAGAAGGATTTATTAGTTAGTGCAGTTCTGTCAGGAAATCGGAATTTTGAAGGACGGGTCAATCCACTCGTCAAAGCTAATTTCCTAGCTAGCCCGCCTTTAGTTGTTGCTTATGCTTTGGCAGGTACTACCAATATTGACTTAACTTCTGAGCCTTTAGGCTATGATAAAAATGGCCAGGCTGTTTATCTTGAGGATATTATGCCTGCAAAAGAAGAAGTACTGTCTTATATTGAACAGTTTGTAACGGCTGAATTATTTGAAGAAGAATATGGTCATGTTTTTTCTGATAGTCAAAAATGGAATCAGATCGAAACAGAGAATTCCAAAAATTACCAATGGAATCAAGTCTCTACCTATATTCAAAATCCTCCTTATTTTGAGAATCTGACAAATACTGAGAACAAAATAGATTTAAGTGCATTAAAGGTTTTAGCCAAATTTGGAGATTCTGTAACCACAGATCATATTTCCCCAGCAGGTAATATTGCGAGAAATAGCCCTGCAGCTCGTTATTTAGAAGAAAATGGGGTGACTTATGCTGAGTTCAATTCTTACGGTAGCCGTCGTGGTAATCACGAGGTCATGATGCGAGGAACTTTTGCAAATATTCGTATCAAAAATGAATTAGCTGATGGCAAAATCGGTGGTTACACAAAATATGAAGGAGAAATCTTACCGATTTATGAGGCTGCCATGAATTATAAGAAAAACGGTGTTTCTACTATTGTTATTGCAGGAAAAGACTATGGTATGGGCTCTAGCCGTGATTGGGCTGCTAAGGGTGCCAATCTTTTAGGTGTCAAGGTCGTCTTAGCAGAAAGCTTTGAGCGGATTCATCGTTCTAATTTAGTCATGATGGGAATTTTACCTCTACAATTCCTTGATGGTCAAACGGCTGAAAGTATCCAATTAACAGGATACGAAACTTACACTGTGGAACTTCCTGAACAGCCGCAAGTTCATGATATTGTTAAGGTAAAAGCTACTTCTAAGGAAGGGACTAAAGAATTTCAAGTGCTCTTACGTTTTGATGCGGATGCTGATATTCGCTATTATCAAAATGGCGGTATTCTTCCAATGGTTGTGCGTAAAAAATTGAATGGAGGTTAA